Within Gasterosteus aculeatus chromosome Y, fGasAcu3.hap1.1, whole genome shotgun sequence, the genomic segment CCCGCGGCATCTGGGACCTGAGGGTCAGAGGGCAGGACCTGCACGGGATCGTGGCGGTCTGGTGAATATCGGACTGGAGGctgagggaaaagagaaggatgaCGCCTTGCGGCTTGTGAGGGAAATATTTTTCACCCGATGATGAACTCCAGCATACGGCATCTAGAACCACATTTTGGTGCGGCATTGCACATCTTAGTCTGGGGTTCAGTGTTAAAGGAGCTGCTGTGTATTTCATACAGCTGACATGAGTGAATGGAACTCCCATTAACACAAATAACGTGGTATTTTGTGAACAGAAATGTTTTGCTGAAAGCTTTGACCAGAAAGCCGGAACATGAGTGACATAGATGTGTGGTAGtactttttaaattataatgTGAAACCTAAAGCAAGTGTGTTTTAGGTAAAGATATCTTTCCACCACAAGTTTTTTCAGCTTTGATGAATTATGAAGTGGCCGTGGCTGCACTgtcctttattttcattatcttaAGCAACTTTGTACAAACGTTGAAAACTGGAAAGCCTTAAATACCTTAGCCCGTGTTCTGGACTCTGGACGAGATGAGCTTCTCCGGATAACAAAGTGTTCATTGTCAAGAGACGCTCACTGCAACTTTGTCTTCTTCAAACAGTGTGCACGGTTACCGTTGAGTAACCCTCACCCCGCCTATGGTCGTCCAAGATTAAACTCTAATTGTCTAAAAGCTAAATATCAGGAAAACTCCAAAAGCCGGTTTGAGCTATGCGAGGTGCTTTAGAGTCGTGAACAAAATCATTTGTTAAGGAAGTATTTCATCCCAAGTTGTCGACATTAAAGATTTGTTGTATTGTGTTCTACCACCATTGCATTAAAGCAAACCATATTActacttacatttttttttatttttgcgaGATATTTTAGCACGGAATTACAGCAGGACACAAAAGCAGCGCAGTATGCTCCAGTCTATTGCACCAAAGAAGGGTTTATCATGAAATATATTATTGCTTTTCAGCAGCATATGCCTCAAGGAATACaataaaagaaccaaaaaaaCATAAAGTACTTTTATTCTAATGGTGAAGAGCATCAACTAAACTATACCGTAGTCAAGCACTTTGGCTTCATTCAACATGGCCAGAAGGGCAAAGGCCACGAGCACCACGGGGATGTACAAACACAGGAGAACCGCGGTTGCCAGGAGGTTCGTTTTCATCTCCGCCGATGGGTTCCCTGGACGAGCAGGATGGCTCGCCATGTTGACGCGTAGGACAAAATTGGAAAGGGACTGATGAGGACCTCTTTGGAGACGATGAACACACCAGCAAAGAGAACCAGGGAGGTCAACATCTTAGTGAGGATGAGCAGGAGACACACGGAAATCCAAAAAGAGAGCCCTGCAGGCCTCctcaaagacagagacatggccgAAGCCGTCTTAAGCCAGATGTATTCAACACTTTACACTTGGAAAAGCAATCTCTAAGAGTGCAGCTTGTATattcagaacaacaacaaaaaaaagatgaattaatCCATTATGGTCTTGGTTTGGAATGGGCCGGTGGTCAACTTCTCAGCATGCAGGGTTTAATGTTCGACCTGCGGTTGAGTCAGCTGATCGGCTTCCTCATTGCATTTACATGAAGTGGACTTTGGACAATCTGTTGAAAAAAGCTGTGATCAAAATGAAACATGACATGTTGAAACATATCATATCACATGGCGGGGAATCACTCTCAAACATGACCTGAGGTGTTTACCAAGAATAAAcacataatacaaataaatgatgacTAATAGGCAAATAGGTCGTTTACTGTGTTGTTTAGGCTACTTACGTATCTGTGGAGTCCTGCGGTGGGTGTCGGGTACGCCCATATAACGTGAACGCGCGCGGCATCGTGTGTGCAGGAGTCTACTCGGGACGTGCGGTCTTCTCCCGAGTCTGTGTGTGCGAGCTCATCTGAGACCTCATCCCCCGTTTACTGCGAGACGACGCGGCTCATACGGTTGGTTATCGTTTATAACTATCTGTTAATACCGCAGggcttctatttttttttttacttctgcttATTTGGGGTCGATTGTTATTAGTCTGTTCAGCGCGAGGGAGGCGGGGTAGTTCGCAGGGGATTCTTCTTGTGCGTTTCATCTTTGACAAACAATTAAAGTGGCACAGGGACGTTGTTTGTGTTGGTGACTTTCTGACGTGGACATTGGTCATATGGTGGGTATTAATTATTGAGAGCTTGCGCTAATGAGGATCCGTGGTTCTGATGGGAAGCACAACTGGATCAAGGTGTGGTTGTTAAAAAATGGAAATCGTGAACTATAATTTGCATGACATTGGTTGACACTGCTGGGTGATGATCGTTTGCGCGTTTAAACGTCCGGATCGAGTCTGTCCACTCGAGCGCGCGGGAGGGGGGACATGTAGTGCAAAGAAGTCAAGAAATAAATAAGTCCTCGTCGGGTGCCAGCGCAAACATCCCCCGTGGACTGCACGCTCATTGCCGACACTTTATAGGACACGTTGCACATGCGGCCCGGGAAAGGTGAAAGAGAACACAATGTCCTACAAAGCACGCACAAGGGTGTAGTGTATCCTGACCACTAAACGCTTTGATCAACTATTCAAGGAATTGGAAGAAAAAGTTCCACATGTTTTTACAATACAATGCCAGCAAAATTAATGTTTATCTTAATTTTAAGCCAAATAAAAGTTTGACTCTACTTTGTGCAACCACTTTTagcatttgcatttgaaattTCATTGCTTCCATCcagtcaatttttttttttttttgtctgttcagATTCATTATGGGAAACCGGTTTGGAAAAGAGCGAGAAACTAACAATGCTGAGACTGCTGAAGAAGCAAAGACTGCAGAGGAGTCAGAAGCTGGACAACCAGCGGAGGACTCTGGGATAACTCAAACTCAAACGCAGGATCTAGATGTCCAGATTCTGGGGCAGGTGGCGCAGGTGGCGTGTTCCATCACTGAAAAATTGGTGTTTAACAgtggagtggaggaggatgctgAGCCCGTGGCGAAGGAAACACCAGCTCCAGTCCAATCCGAGCCTCTGGTCTCACTTGGCAAATCATCAGCTCCAGATTCAGAACCAGATTCAGAACCAGATTCAGAACCTGTTGCTGAAGCTCTGCTGGCTCCAGATCCAGTTGCCGAACCACTGCCTGAACCAGAGCCAGTCTCCAAAACGGTTCCAGTTCCTGAACCAGAGGCAGAAGTTGAGGTAGTCTCTGAACCCATTTCAGAGTTGGTGCCGGCGGCAGCTGAGGCCGCAGAGCTGAAGACGGACCTCCTCAGCCAAGAGTCTCTCCCCGAGCCACAGATTTCTTCTCCACCACCTTTGATCAACCCATGCGCCCCCGAAGAAGATGCCCGACCCGTTGACATTCCTCCTGCCCCAGCTCCAGTCAAAGCGAAGGAGCCGGCAGACAACCCGGCGACCGAGGGATTCCAGAACAGCGCTGAGGTCTCGGTCATTCCCACGTTCGAGCCTGAAAACGGCAAGGAGGCGTCCGAGTCAGGGGAAAAGGAGACGGAGGCGAAGGGTGGAGTGCATTTGGAGCAGCTTGTGTGTGACGTCAGCGACGAGAGTCTCAGTGGACTGCTGAAGAACTTGGAGCTGAAAGGAAACAACCTTGTCGCTGACCTCATTCTGGCCGACATCCAGATTCCCGACGACGTGAGCACTTCCACCGAGCTGATGTGAAGGTGCGGCAGTGAAAGGATGTTATATCTGTGAAGCCCTCGTAACCCCTAACGTGAATTCCAAAAGAAGCTGGGATGcaatgtttctttctctctcacctaAGTGGCCTAACAAAGGCAAAAATGTCTCTATCTAAATGAACGTGTGCCAAAAAAAGGTGTATTGTCTGGGCTTTATTATGAGTGTACTTGTGCGTATTGCTGGACAACAGAGATCTTCCTCTATGCAAATGCACCAGGCAAGAATTTTAAACTAATTTtactgaaaagaagaagaaaagaagccatTGCTATACGATAACGAGGCATAGAGAAAGCTGGGAATCATTTTGATGTTCCTAAGTACAAAGGAAAAAGCAGAAGTGTCCTGAGGTATGTCAGTCAGCATCGGCGGGTAAATCCAAATCCATAGGCAAGGGACAGTAGCAATGAAAAAGACATTATACTGTATGCTATTGAAATACGAGTGTCTAGTGAACTATTGCGCTTTCACATAATCATCTTTGAGCTTTTTGAAATTCTGTGTCTTTCTTGTATTCTAATTTAACAAtgggaattttcttttttttaacctaagTAGTGGCTtgcttgtaaaaataaaaatattattatacatATGTTATGTCCATCGTCACTtgatttaactttttaaataaggAACCTGTCTTAAAGATTACGGGGAACCAGTAAAATTAAAGGCGTGTTGGTATTTAACATTCCATAGCTGCCAGGCCACTAAAGCATTTCCAATAAAGAGCGGATGGATCTGCTAAACGCACACGCTGTAACAATTGCTTTGTAACACGGCACACGGGGCACGGCATACATTTTGGAAATCAAATTCCATCCCTGCACAGATTAGAACACGTTCTGGAGATGGTGCTTCCTCGGTCTCGTGAGAGGACGAGAGGAGGCGGGGTCAGAGGGGTGCAGAGCCACATTCTTTCCAGAGGAAGGAGTTTTTTTCGGGTGGCTGGGGGTCAAAGGTCTTCAGTGTGACTGTTTCAGTCCATGAGAAATCTGCTCCTCGCATgcctttcccctcccctcccgtccCTCCGTCCCCTCTCCCCCACTCTGCCCTCACGGCGTATGATTCCAACTGCTGGAGCGAGCAGTCAGTGGATTGGTATGAGAGCTCACTTCAGCCTCAAAAAGAAACTTGATTATTTACTTTGGCAATTTGACCAAATGAAGGAAAGACTTCAAGATGCACTACATGGAGCTGCTCCGTTTAAAAAGGACACAAGAGACCATCCTTGCGCATCAATGCTCCAATTCAGTTTTGTAATATGTTTTTGTCCCAACCACACCTCCCTTTTACAGCCTACGCCTCGGGGCATGGCATGTGGGTAAGTCCCATAGTTTTAGCAACACATGTCCCcatgggagagggagaggcacTCCTCAGACGGTGATCTCAGTCAAGCCAGCCTGCAGCAGGACAGTTTGTGGATGACCCGGTTTGCTGATTCAGATTGAGAACAGACACACGATCTGCACTGTTCGGGATTCCTGTCCTACCGGAGGCTTTCATCTCAGAAAAACAAGGGAGTCCTGAGTCCTCCTTGTTGATGCCTTGCTTCATTACGGCCTTCAATGGCAAGAGCATTAGACAAAGTAAACAGAACTCTGTCTTGGCTTCCCTAACAACGGATGTCAAAGAAGTAACACAGTGAAGTGGAGCAACGATTGCTTCATGTTCTTTTCATGCCACAACTCATCAACACATTTGATGATGCAATCAAAGCCAGCTGACTTACATGTGGCAACAAAGTGGTGCTGATTCATCAATAAGTAATAGCACAACAAAACGGTAATATAGCCTTTCCCCAAAGGTGATTCATCAAATTCACTCAAGGCATATAAAAATTCATCCCATAaataaaaacgacaaacaaacaaaacagtttcAACAGAGAGATGTAAaaatcttaaaaacaaatactttaaaatataataaacaattaaaaatatgtGTCAAAGAACTGacaagaataaaatatataatacaaacaGTGCAAAGTACCAAGTACTCTAAGT encodes:
- the LOC120812650 gene encoding uncharacterized protein LOC120812650, translated to MGNRFGKERETNNAETAEEAKTAEESEAGQPAEDSGITQTQTQDLDVQILGQVAQVACSITEKLVFNSGVEEDAEPVAKETPAPVQSEPLVSLGKSSAPDSEPDSEPDSEPVAEALLAPDPVAEPLPEPEPVSKTVPVPEPEAEVEVVSEPISELVPAAAEAAELKTDLLSQESLPEPQISSPPPLINPCAPEEDARPVDIPPAPAPVKAKEPADNPATEGFQNSAEVSVIPTFEPENGKEASESGEKETEAKGGVHLEQLVCDVSDESLSGLLKNLELKGNNLVADLILADIQIPDDVSTSTELM